From a single Mobula birostris isolate sMobBir1 chromosome 13, sMobBir1.hap1, whole genome shotgun sequence genomic region:
- the LOC140207053 gene encoding uncharacterized protein, producing MADQRVHTGERPFTCSDCGKGFTYSSRLKLHQRVHTGERPFTCSDCGRGFTRSSDLLVHKSVHTGEWPSTCSDCGKGFTCSSELKVHQRVHTGERPFTCSDCGKRFTQSSQLKVHQRVHTGERPFTCSDCGKRFTHSSTLQSHQRVHTGEKPFTCSDCGKRFTHSSTLQSHQRVHTGEKPFTCSVCGKRFTHSSTLQKHQSVHTGERPFTCSVCGKRFTQSSNLLVHQSVHTGEKLFTCSVCGKEFTRSSTLQNHQRVHTGEQPFTCSECGKGFTQSSHRLEHQSVHTGEKPFTCSVCGKRFTNSFNRQRHQRVHTGEKPFTC from the coding sequence atggctgaccagcgagttcacaccggggagcgacCATTCAcatgctcggactgtgggaaaggattcacttactcatctagactgaagttacatcagcgagttcacactggagagaggccgttcacctgctcagactgcgggaggggattcactcggtcatccgacctactggtacacaagtcagttcacaccggggagtggccatccacctgctcagactgtgggaagggattcacctgctcatctgaactgaaggtacatcagcgagttcacactggagagaggccattcacctgctcagactgcgggaaaagattcactcagtcatctcaacttaaggtacatcagcgagttcacactggggagaggccgttcacctgctcagactgtgggaagagattcactcattcatccaccttacagagtcatcagcgagttcacactggggagaagccgttcacctgctcagactgtgggaagagattcactcattcatccaccctacagagtcatcagcgagttcacactggggagaagccgttcacctgctcagtctgtgggaagagattcactcattcatccaccctacagaaacaccagtcagttcacactggagagaggccattcacctgctcagtctgtgggaagagattcactcagtcatccaacctactggtacatcagtcagttcacactggggagaagctgttcacctgctcagtttgtgggaaagaattcactcggtcatccaccctacagaatcatcagcgagttcacactggggagcagccgttcacctgctcagaatgtgggaaaggattcactcagtcatcccaccgaCTGGAACACCAGtcagtccacactggggagaagccgttcacctgctcagtctgtgggaagagattcactaacTCTTTCAACcgacagagacaccagcgagtccacactggggagaagccgttcacctgctaa